AGCTGTCAGCAGTACAAATCAAAGAAGCTCATCATTGCAACCATTGACTCGTATTTCttgcctctgtctttttttttcagaatcaaAAAGACCCTCTGGCTGTGGACAAAATAATGAAGGACCTGGACCAGTGCCGAGACGGCAAAGTGGGCTTCCAGAGCTTCTTTTCACTAATCGCTGGGCTCACCATCGCGTGCAATGACTATTTTGTAGTACACATGAAGCAGAAGGGAAAGAAGTAGGCAGCACTGAGCAATTACTCCCACCCTGATAAGAATTCTCATAAAGGGTCACTTAAGGAATCTGCCCCACAGCTACCCCTGTATAAGGATTTCCTGAGCAGATTGGGACCCttagaaaatgtacaaataaaatcCAGCTCCACcttgagaagcagagaaagaaaagtcaatTAAAGCCAGATaagcttttgatttttatattgcTTGCATCCCCTTGCCCTCAATAAACAAATTCCTTTTTTAGTTCTGAATTTGAGACAGAATGTTTGTTCTTCTTCAGAAATGTTTGTTCCCTGCTTCATTCACAAAGAGGCCACATGCCCTTAAGCATCTAGCGCAAGGCAGAGCTCTTTCCACAGAACCTGCAAAATGGGAAAGCACTCTCCACTCAGGCTTGGAGTCTAACTTCTCAAATTGATCTGCCCTGTAGCTGTTCCTAGCTGAAGGACAACAACTCCAAGGATTAAAAGAAGGCACTTCAGGGTATATTCCACCTTTATAATTCCTGAGCATAGTCCTGCCCAGTTAAATCAGTGCCTTTCCAACCAGCACTTTGTATGCCTGAGATGTCTGAGTCCATTTTTCATAGCAAAGTTTCAGCAAACTAGGGTAAGAATAGTTCCATAAGACAACCAATCAAAATCAGTCTAGTGTGATGCCTCTAACAATATAACGTTAACGTTTTTAGAGCTGTCATGAGATGCCATGATTGTACTAAGATGTCAGGAAATAGGCTAGCCATGATTTATAATATAATGGGGTGGTGCTTTTTTGTTGAAAATGAAATGCCAGTACTTATGTCTTGATAAATAGCAGAATGTTTCTCCCAGCCCTTTCTGTGTCTGTTACAAGCTTCAGCAGATATGCATTCCATAGCTATTATTAAATAGCTATGCTTATTAATAATACagtattctatatttttatggaGAGATGAGGTATTAATTGGCACATGAAATTGTCCCAATTAAATAGGCCAATGAAGATGGAAACATCAATATAACTCTGGGGGAAAGTTCAATATAAGGTCATCCACCATCACAAGGAAAAGCATGCAAAAGGGAACAGGATAGTCCAAAACTATCTTTGGGGAAAGGATATCTGTAATAAAATCAAGGCCAAAGATAAAATTCcaaccattttattttgtctCAGCCAACAAATGAACAAGGTAAGGCAACTTATCTTGTTAGCTATAGTTAACAGATAGCTTTGCTGCTATAGAGTTATATCAGTCAGCAGGTTTACAAAGAGAAGGATTTACTGCAAGATATTAAATGGAGGAGCGGAGTTGGCCAGCTAAAGAACTGACTCGAGGAGTGATTCCCAAATCCGTGCTATAGAACTGGGCCCCCAAGGGAACTGCTGGCTCAGGAAGCTGCCTGCTGAACGGGGAAGCCGTTGCTACAGCTAGCAGCTCCAGAACCACACAACCCATGGCACAGTCCACACTACCAAATATGGGTACCCATTACCCTGCCTCTTTCCACACATGACTTGGCTCCCACATCCAAGTATCAATGAAGTGCATCTCATTACCAGAAACTCAATCACATCAAAACCTGATGTGATGTGCAAGGGAGTCTGGCaaataaagttttacattttccaaTCTCTACACACTAGGAGTTGGCATGCTGGTCCACCATATCTGCCACAGTGACAATTCTTAATTCTAAGAGAAATCTTCCAGTGgtcctagagactgtcgtacagaatgaagtaagtcagaaagagaaaaatattgtataatattgctaatatgtggaatctagaaaaatgatacagatgaacttatttgcaaagcaaaaatagag
This sequence is a window from Globicephala melas chromosome 1, mGloMel1.2, whole genome shotgun sequence. Protein-coding genes within it:
- the S100A10 gene encoding protein S100-A10; this translates as MPSQMEHAMETMMFTFHKFAGDKGYLTKEDLRVLMEKEFPGFLENQKDPLAVDKIMKDLDQCRDGKVGFQSFFSLIAGLTIACNDYFVVHMKQKGKK